CGGGCATCTCCTTCGTCAACGAGGGCGCCAACACGCTCGACTACGCCCGCGCGGTGATCGACATGTACGAGCCGCGCAAGCGCCTGGACGTCGGCACCTGGGGCGTGATGGGCGTCGGCATGGGCTACGCGGTGGCCGCGGCGGTCGAGACCGGCAAGCCGGTGCTGGCGCTGTGCGGCGACAGTGCGTTCGGCTTCTCGGGCATGGAGGTCGAGACCATCTGCCGCTACAACCTGCCGGTCTGCATCGTCATCTTCAACAACAACGGCGTCTACAAGGGCATCGACAAGAACCCCACCGGCGGCAAGGACCCTGCGGTCACGACCTTCGTCCCGGGCGCGCGCTACGACAAGATGATGGAAGCGTTCGGTGGTGTCGGTGCCAACGTCACCACGCCGGCCGAGCTGGAGGCCGCGGTCAACGAAGCGCTGCGCTCGGGCAGGCCGACGCTGGTCAACGCCGTCATCGATCCCGCTGCCGGCACCGAAAGCGGCCGCCTGACCAACCTCAATCCGCAAAGCTCGGCCAAGAAGTAATCCACCCGATTTCACCCCCTAATCCAATAGGAGACGAACGTGAACCTCCCACTCAACGGCATCAAGATCATCGACTTCACGCACGTCCAGGCGGGTCCCGCCTGCACCCAGCTGCTGGCATGGTTCGGCGCTGACGTGATCAAGGTCGAGCGCCCGGGTTCCGGCGACGTGACGCGCACCCAGCTGCGCGACATCCCGGATGTCGATGCGCTGTACTTCACCATGCTCAACTCCAACAAGCGCAGCCTGACGCTGGATACCAAGAAGCCCGAAGGCAAGAAGATCCTGGAGCAGCTGATCCGCGAATCCGACGTGCTGGTGGAGAACTTTGCACCGGGCGCGCTGGACCGCATGGGCTTCACCTGGGAGCGCATCAACGAACTCAACCCGAAGATGATCGTGGCTTCGGTCAAGGGCTTCAGCGACGGTCACCACTATGAAGACCTCAAGGTCTACGAGAACGTGGCGCAGTGCGCCGGCGGCGCGGCCTCGACCACCGGCTTCTGGGACGGCCCGCCCACGGTGTCCGCCGCGGCGCTGGGCGATTCCAACACCGGCATGCACCTGGCGATCGGCATCCTGACCGCGCTGATCGGCCGCGACAAGACCGGCAAGGGCCAGAAGGTGGCGGTGTCGATGCAGGACGCGGTGCTGAACCTGTGCCGCGTCAAGCTGCGCGACCAGCAGCGCCTGGACCGCCTGGGCTACCTGGAAGAGTACCCGCAGTACCCGCACGGCACCTTCACCGACGTGGTGCCGCGCGGCGGCAATGCCGGCGGCGGCGGCCAGCCGGGCTGGGTGCTGAAGTGCAAGGGCTGGGAAACCGACCCCAACGCCTACATCTACTTCACCATCCAGGGCCATGCCTGGGAGCCGATCTGCAGGGCGCTGGGCAAGCCGGAATGGATCGACGACCCCAACTACGCCACCGCCAAGGCGCGCCAGCCGCATATCTTCGACATCTTCAACACCATCGAGGAATGGCTGGCCGACAAGACCAAGTACGAGGCGGTCGACATCCTGCGCAAGCATGACATCCCGTGCTCGCCGGTGCTGTCGATGAAGGAGATCGCCGCCGACCCGTCGCTGCGTGCCAGCGGCAGCATCACCGAGGTGCCGCACAAGGAGCGCGGCACCTACCTGACGGTGGGCAGCCCGATCAAGTTCTCTGACCTGAAGCCGGAGATCACCGGGTCGCCGCTGCTGGGCGAGCATAGCGAAGAAGTGCTGGCCGGCCTGGGCTACGGCGCGGAAGACATCAAGCGCCTGCGCGAGGCCCAGGTGATCTGACGCCGCCCGCCGGCACTTGTGCCGGCGCCGACGCCGGGGCCGCGCGCGCAGCGGGCCCCGGCGTTTTTGCTTGTGTTTTTGCTTGTGGCGCGGCGATGTGGCACGCTACCTTGGCGGCACCGGCGCACCCCGGCCGGCTGCCGCTTGACGATGACGTTTGCAGATGACGAGAGGGAATCCCCATGACAGAGCAGATCGACTACGCGCAACTGGTGTCCGCCATCGGCGATGCCATCATCATCTCCGACGCCAAGGGCGCCATCACGCTGTGGAATCCCGCGGCCGAGCGCATGTTCGGCTTCACCCAGGCCGAGGCCATGGGCCAGTCGCTGGACCTGATCATCCCCGAGCGGCTGCGCGGGCGGCACTGGGAGGGCTATGACAAGACCATGGCGACCGGCATCACGCGCTACGGCCATGACCTGCTCAAGGTGCCGGCGGTAAACAAGGATGGCAAGACGATGTCGATCGCCTTCACCGTGGCGCTGCTCAAGGACGCGGCCGGGGCCGTGACCGGCATCGTCGCGGTGATCCGCGACGAGACCGTGCGCTTCCAGGAAGAGCGGGCGCTGAAGAAGCGGCTGGTGGAACTGGAGAGCCAGGTCAAGGAGCAAGCCTGAGGGCGCGCCTGGATGACGCCGGCACCGGTGCACTTCGCCCCGTCTTAACCCGGCCTTTTCGGTACCAAAAGCGTTGACGCGGTGCCGAATGGCCCCCAACATCGGGAGCCTGACCAGAACCAAGCAGGGAGACAACATGGCCCGTCAGGCTTCGGCGGCTTCGGTCGTCCACGGCGGCGCGACCGTCGGCCAGCTCTACACCGCGGCGCTGCGCGCACGGCCTGGCATACCCGCCGTGGTGGGCGACGACGTCACGCTGAGCTATGAGGCGCTGGCCCGGCAAAGCGCGCGCATCGCGCGGCTGTTCGCTGCCCGCGGCCTCGCGCGGCAGCACGCAGTGGCCTTCCTGGTAGGCAACCGCGCCGAGGCGGTCGCGGCCATTATCGCCGCGCAACTGGCCGGGCTGAAGGCCGTGTCGCTGCACCCGATGGCGGCGGAAGCGGACCATGTCTTCGTGCTGCAAGACGCAGGGGTGCAGGCGCTGGTGGTCGACAACGCCCGCTTTGCCGAGCGGGCGCGTGCGCTCGCCGCCGGCACCCGGCTGCAGGTGCTGCCGCTCGACGATGGCGAGTTCGGCCCCGGCCTGGCTCGCGCCGCGGCGGACTTCGATGACGCGCCCGTGGTCCCCGGCGATGATCCGACCGAGATCAGCAAGCTGTCGTACACCGGCGGCACCACCGGACGTTCGAAGGGCATCCTGCATACCCACCGGACCTCGGTCACGATGCTGCAGTACATGCTGGCCACCTACGAGTGGCCGGCGCAGGTGCGCTACCTCGTGACCACGCCGATCTCGCACGCGTCCGGCAGCCTGTTCCTGCCGACGCTGCTGCGCGGCGGCACCATCTACCTGTGCGACAAGTTCAGCCCGGCCGATTTCCTGCGCCGCGTCGCCGAGCACCGCATCAACCTGACCTTCCTGGTGCCCACGCAGATCTACGGACTGCTCGATTGCGATGGCCTGGACACCGCCGACCTGTCCAGCCTGGAACTGGTGCTCTACGGTGCCGCGCCGATCGCGCCGGTGCGCCTGGCCGACGCGCTGCGCCGCATCGGCCCGGTGTTCGGCCAGATCTACGGCCAGGCCGAAGCGCCGATGTGCATCAGCTACCTGAGCCCGCGCGACCATGATCCGGACCATCCCGAGCGCCTGCGCTCGTGCGGCAAGGTGATCCCCGGCAACCAGGTCAGGCTGCTCGACGCGCAGATGCGGGAAGTCGCGCCGGGCGAGGTCGGCGAGCTGTGCGTGCGCGGCCCGCTGGTGATGGAGGGCTACCTGAACCGGCCCGACGAAGACGCCAAGGTTTTTGCCGGCGACTGGCTGCACACCGGCGACATGGCGCGCTGCGACAGCGAAGGGTTCCTGTACCTGGTCGACCGCGCCAAGGACATGATCATCAGCGGCGGCTTCAACGTGTACCCGAGCGAAGTCGAGCACTGCCTGGCGCTGCATCCGGCCATCGCCATGTCGGCGGTGATCGGCGTGCCCGATGCCAAGTGGGGCGAAGCCGTGACCGCCGTGGTGGTGGCCCGCCCCGGCACCGACCTGGCCGAGGCCGACGTGATCGCCCATGTGACCCGGCACAAGGGCGTGGTCAACGCGCCCAAGCAGGTGGTGTTTGCCGATGCGCTGCCGCTGACGGCGCTGGGCAAGATCGACCGCAAGGCGATCCGCGGGCGTTACTGGGGAGGGCAGGAGCGGCAGGTGGCCTGAGCGTGGCCCGCCGGGCGCGCGGTGGCGTGGAGCTTGCACGGCTGGTGCAGCGCGTTGCCGGGTGCAACGCGACGGCCCGCCGGGGCGCGGCGGAAACGGTAAAAGCGGGAGAGCCGTGTGAAAATTACTGGCGCGGCGTGCAGCAGGACCGACCCATGCGGCGGGCGCGGGCCGGATTCAGGCGCGCTTGCCGGCGCGCCGCAGCAGCATCGCGCCCAGCGGCAGCGCCAGCCCGAAGGCCACGTAGACCAGCGCCAGCATGCCGGGCGACAGCCGGCGCTCGAAGCCGGGCGTGAGGCGGTGGGGCGTGCACTTGAGGTCGACGAAACACGCAATGCCGGCAATGGCCAGCCCGCCAAGCACGCGTGCCGGCGCGCTGGGACGCGCCGCGGAACGGACCGCGCCATGGGCGCCGCCGACGGCCATCGCGCCTTCGTAGAACGCCGCCCAGAATACCGACATCGCATGATGGATGACATAGCCCAGCACGGTATGCCGTACCGACGGGCGGTTGGCGTGCACGGCCGGTTCGCCCCAGATCCAGTGGCTGACGGCGTTGACGGGCGCGAAGGCGCTGCCGCAGTCGACGCTGCCGCCGCAGGCAAGCATGCCGGTGGACAACAGGCTGGCGCAGGTGCCCGAGACCGCGGCGCGGCGCAGCACCGTGGCCGTATCCAACGCGTGCTGGTGCTCGGCGCCAGCGGCTTTATCGGCCGCCATGCGTGTGCCGCAATGCTGGCTGGAGGGTTCCATGTGATAGCGGGGGTGCGGCGCGTGCCTGCGCACGATGCACCCGAAGCGCCGCACGGCGGCCATGCCTGCACGGCAAGCGAATTTCGTGCCGTCGATTTCGCGCGCATGACGGCGGCGGTGGACTGGGCGCCGTTGCTGGCCGACGTCGACGCGGTGGTCAACCTGGTCGGCATCTTCCGCGAAACCGCCACGCAGCGCTTCGACGTGCTGCACCGCGCGGCGCCGCAGGCGCTGTTCGATGCCTGCCTGCAGCAGCGGGTGCGGCTGGTGGTGCAGATGTCGGCGCTGGGTGCCGACGAACACGCGCTGACCGAGTTCCATCGCAGCAAGCGCGCGGCCGACCAGCACCTGCTCGGCCTCGGCATCGATGCCGCGGTGCTGCAGCCGTCGCTGGTGTTCGGTGCCGACGGCACCAGTGCGCAGCTGTTCTGCGCGCTGGCGACGATGCCCTGCCTGGCGCTGCCGGGCGGCGGCAGGCAGCCGGTGCAGCCGATTCATGTCGATGATGTGGCGCAGGCCATCGTGGCGTTGCTCGCCGAATGGGACGGACAAAGCGACGGCCAAGCGCCCTGGCGCTCCGGCCGGCTGGCGCTGGTGGGCCCGGCGCCGATGCCGCTGGCCGGCTACCTGCAGGCGTTGCGGCACGGCCTGGGTTTGCGCGGCAAGGCGTGGCTGTTGCCGCTGCCGCGCGTGCTGGCGCGCGCGCTGATGCCGCTGGCCGAACGTGCCACCGGCGGCGTGCTCGGGCGCGATGCGCTGACCATGCTGGACCAGGGCAGCGTGGCTGATCCGTCCGGGCTTGCGCGCGTGCTCGGGCGGCCGCCGCTGGGCGTGCCGGCATTCATCCCGCCGGGACTGCGCGGCGCGTTGCGCGCGCAGGCGCTGCAGCGCTGGCTCCAGCCGCTGTTGCGCTGGAGCCTGGCCTTTGTGTGGATCGTCACCGCGGCGGTTTCGCTGGGGCTGTACCCGGTCGCCGACAGCTATGCGCTGCTGGCGCGCGCGGGCGTGCCGCCGGCGCTGCAGCCGCTGGCGCTGTATGGCGCCGCGCTGCTCGACCTGGCGTTCGGCGTGCTGTGCGTGCTGCCGCGGCGCCCGCGCTGGCTATGGCTCGCGCAGATTGCGCTGATCCTGGGCTACACGGCCATCATCAGCGTGCGCCTGCCCGAATACTGGCTGCATCCGTATGGCCCGCTCAGCAAGAACGTGCCGATGCTGGCCGTGCTGTGGTGGCTGCACCTGACCGAGGAGCGGGCATGGACTACGTCACGCTGAAATGGCTGCATATCCTGTCGGCCACCTTCCTGTTCGGCACCGGCGTGGGCAGCGCCTTCTACCTGGTCGGCGCGACGCTGACGCGCAACGTCCGCACCGTCGCCGCGACCGCGCGCATGGTGGTGATCGCCGACTGGATCTTCACCGCCTCCACCGCCATCCTGCAGCCGCTGACCGGCTACGCGCTGGTAAAGATGGCCGGGTTCTCGTGGTCGGTGCCGTGGCTGAAGTGGTCGGTGGTGCTTTACGCTATCGCCATTGCCTGCTGGCTGCCGGTGGTCTGGCTGCAGAAGCGCATGCGCGACGTGGCGCTCGGCTGCACCGGGCCCCAGCTGCCGCGCGTGTACTGGCGCCTGTTCTGGTGTTGGTTCGGGTTGGGGTTTCCGGCGCTGTTCTCGTTCCTGGCCATCTTCTACCTGATGGTGGCCAAGGTCGGTTGAACAAAAAACGGCGAGGCCGCTGTCGCGCGCCTCGCCGTGAACCGATCGGACCCGCTCAGTTGAGGTGGCCGACCGCGCGCAGGTACTCGTTCTTTTTCTCGAAGATCAGCCCGCTCAGGAACGCGGCGTCATAGGCGGCCAGCAGGTGAGGGTGGTGTTCCTCGATATAGCGGGCCACCCGTCCTTTCTCGCATTCGATGCCGCACAGCCATTCATACATGGCGGCATCCCAGCGAAAGCGCAGCCCCAGTTCGATAAACGCCGCGTTATACGCCGCGAGCTGGGTCTCGCGCGGGATCGGCTGGTTGTCGGCGCCGACCGTGATGGCGGCGTGGCGGCTTTCCTGCTGGGCTGGGTTCATGCTGGTCTCCTCGGATGCGCGCTGGCAGTTGGGTTGAGACAAGCATAGGGATAGGCAAGGATTTACGATAATTAAAGTTTCATAGCAAAACCATAAATCATCGTTTATACACCGTTCACACCTCCTGGCGGATCAGGCCGCCCACGCCCGTGATGGTCTGGATCAGGTCCGCCCCTTCTTCCATCAGGAACTGCTTGAACGCCAGGGCCACCGGCGGCAGCCGCTTGTTCTTGCGGTGCACCACGTACCAGTTCAGCATCACCGGGAAGCCTTCGATATCGAGCACGGCGAGCTTGCCGGCCTGCAGTTCCAGGCCCACCGTATGGGCCGACAGGAAGGCAATGCCCATATTGGCGATCACGGCCTGCTTGATGGTCTCGGTGCTCTTGATCTCCATGGCGATGCGCAGGTTCGACAGCCGGCCGGCAAAGCCCTCCTGCATCGAATTCCAGGTGTCCGAGCCTTTCTCGCGCGAGACAAAGGCTTCGTCGGCCAGAGCCGCCAGCGGGATATTGCGCTCGCCCACCAGCGGGTGGCTGGGCGCGGCGACGATCACGTAAGGGTGCGGGGCAAAGGCCTCATTGATGGTGTCCATGCCCTCGGGCGGCCGCACCATCACGGCAAGGTCGGTCAGGTTGCCGGCGAGCTGGTGCAGCAGCTCCTCCCGGTTGTGCACGGCCAGGTTCAGCGTCACGCCCGCATGGCGGTCCATGAATTCCGCCAGCAGCCGCGGAAAGAAGTAATCGCCGGCGCTGATCACCGCGACATTGAGGCGCCCGCCGGAGATCCCCTTGAGCTGCGACATGGCGTCTTCGGCCTCGCGGAACTGCTGGATGATGCTGCGGCTGTAATGCAGCATTTCATGGCCCGCCGGGGTCAGGTAGATCTTCTTGCCGAGCTGCTCGAACAGCGGCAGCCCCACGTGATGTTCGAGTTGCCGCACCTGGGTCGAGACCGCGGGCTGGGTCAGGTGCAGTTCCTCGGCGGCGCGCGAAAAGCTCATATGGCGGGCAACGGTCTCGAAGACCTTCAGTTGCCGCAGCGTGGCGTTCTTCATCCGGCTTCCGTCCTATAAACGATCGGCTATATAAACGATAAAAAACTTTATGCAGTGCTGATCTTAGATTCAAGTAGCATCAATCGTCAGATTTCCATGACGCGCCCGAATCCGGCACTCCAGCAGGAGCCGCCGCCGGCCAACAGCACGGCCGATAACAACGATGGCTGCCGACAGCCACGACCAAAACCAAGGAGACTACCGTGACCGGACCGAAAGCAACCGCGCGTCCCCCGCGGCGCCGTGCCATGCCCGAAGACAGGACTCGCCCCGGCCATGCCGGCACGGGGCAGGGGAGCAAGCCATGAATATCTCGCTCCCGCAACTGAAGGCCTTTGCCGCCGTGGCGCGGCACAAGAGCTTTACCCGCGCCGCGGTCGAACTGGGGCTGACGCAATCCGCGGTCAGCCGCAGCGTGCGCGAGCTGGAAGAAGAGATCGACCAGCGGCTGTTCGACCGCACCACGCGCCAGGTGGAACTGACCGACGCGGGCCAGCACCTGTCGCAGCGCATCTGCCACCTGATCGAGGAAGTGGAGCAGACGCTGCGTGACAGCCAGAGCGCCAGCCGTCCGTGCCAGGGCCTGGTGCAGATCGCCTCGGACCCGGTGCTGAGCTCGATGTCGCTGCCGACGTGGCTGGCCGGATGCCGGCAGGCGTGGCCGGCGATCGCCATCCACCTGAAGGACCGTCCGCAGGAATCGGTGCTGCAGAGCGTGCGCAGCGGCGAGGTCGACTTCGGCATCGCCACCGATCCGCGTGCCGGCGATGACCTGTATTGCGAACCGTTGTGCGTCGACGCCTATCACGCGGTGCTGCCTGCCAAGCACCCGCTGGCCCAGCACGATACCGTGGGCTGGGGCGACCTGTGCGATGCCAGCGTGCTCACGCTGGACCAGCAATGCGGCGTGCAGCCCGTGGTGGAGAAGGCGCTCAGCAGCTATCACGTGCGCGCCGGCTCGCTGCAGTTGCTGGGCCATTTCGCGGCGGTGTTCGGCATGGTGGCGCTGGGGCTGGGCATCGGCGTGCTGCCGTCGCGGGCGCAGGCGGGCGGCATGCATCCCGCCGCGGTCATGCGGCCGCTGCGGCCGCAGGTGACTTCGACGGTGATGCTGGTGCGGCGCAAGAGCCGGTCGCTCAAGCCCAACGCTGCCGCGATCTGGGACGCCTTGCGCGGGCAGGAGTACCAGGAGCCGCCTGTGCGCAGGCGCGAAGCCACAACGGTGTGAAGAGGGGGCCTGTACGGAGGCGTGTTGGATTAGTGCAAAACCTCTACTGATATATTACATACAGGATATTTACACATAGTGCGGCGCAGCATATAATGAAAACTCCTGATCACAACGCTACTGGAGTTTTCAAATGGAAGTCGCTCTTCTCGTCGCCCTTGGCCTGGCCCTGATTGCTGTCGGTGTGGGCGTGACCACGCTGCTGGCCACGCGCCTGCCGATGGATGTGCTGGTCACCGCGCAGGACCACGGCCGCTTCGCCGGCCTGGGCTCGGACCAGCACAGCGACGGCGTGGGTCGCGCCAGCGCGTCGCGCATCGTGCCGGCTGCCGGTGAACTCGCCTATGCCTGAGGCCGGCAGGCGCGCGGCGCTTTCGCGCTGAAGCGCTGATTGGCAGGGGCTGCGGCGGCCGGCATCCCTTGCGACCATCACGGCGAGCACGGCCGCCCCCTCCCTTATCTCCCCTCTGTTCGCGATGGCGAACGCCTTGCGCGCCGTTGCGCGTCTTGTCCGCCTGCCGGCACCTGCCTGCTAATCCATCGGCTGGAATCCCGCGATTCCATATCAATACGGACACCGCCAGACCTCCATGTCTGCATCTAGGGACTTTCCCGAACCCATCGTTTTCCCGGTTTTTTGCCAGCGCGATCCCCGGCATGCTTGCGGATGCCGTGGGTGGTCCGATTTATCGGGCATCTTCAGGTAACTGCTTGATTTCCAAAGACTCTTGATGCTGCCGGAACAGGCATTGATGCAGTTTGCGCACCAGTCGCACGCTGTCAGTGCAGGGTACGTCACCACCTTACGCGGCTGCATGCTGCACAGCCGCGACGAATACGCTTGACTTACCTGATATATCACATACCGTATAGCACTAGAACGGCTCAGCTGTTCTTCGACCGAGAGTTACGCAGAGGCGTCTACAGGCGCCCATCTTCCACCTTGGCGGTTCGCCGCTATAAGGAGACATCATGGAATTGCAGCAGAGGGAATCCACGTCGCGCTTTGCGTCGCCGTGGGTGCAACTGGTATTCGGCGTGATCTGCATGGCGATGATCGCCAACATGCAATACGGCTGGACCCTGTTCGTCAACCCGATCGACGACAAATACGGCTGGGGCCGCACCGCGATCCAGGTCGCCTTCACCATCTTCGTTGTGACCGAAACCTGGCTGGTGCCGATCGAGGGCTACCTGGTCGACAAGTACGGCCCGCGCCCGGTGGTGGTGGGCGGCGGCCTGCTGTGCGCGGTGGCCTGGGCGCTGAACTCGGTGGCATCTTCGCTGCCCATGCTGTACGTCGCGGCGGCCATCGGCGGCCTGGGCGCCGGCGCGGTGTATGGCACCTGCGTGGGCAATGCGCTGAAGTGGTTCCCGAATCGCCGCGGCCTCGCCGCGGGGATTACCGCGGCCGGTTTCGGTGCCGGCTCGGCGCTCACCGTGGTGCCGATCGCCAACATGATCAAGACCTCGGGCTATGAAGCGGCATTCCTGTGGTTCGGGCTGGGCCAGGGGCTGGTGGTATTCATCCTCGGCATGGCCCTGTACCCGCCGTCGGCCAGGATCCTGAGCGAGGTCAAGACCACGCTGAAGGCCGCCGCCACCTACAACGCTTCGCCGCGCGAGGTGCTGAAGTCGCCGATCTTCTGGGTCATGTACGCGATGTTCGTGATGATGGCCGCCGGCGGCCTGATGGCCACCGCGCAGCTGGGCCCGATCGCCAAGGACTTCGGCCTGCACGAGGCACCGATCTCCATCCTCGGCCTGACCCTGCCGGCGCTGACCTTCGCGCTGACCATCGACCGCGTGCTCAATGGCCTGACGCGTCCGTTCTTCGGCTGGATCTCCGACCATATCGGCCGCGAACGCACCATGTTCTTCGCCTTCGCGGTCGAAGCCGTCGGCATCCTGCTGCTGTCGAAGTACGGCCACCATCCGGTAGCATTCGTGATCCTGACCGGCGTGGTGTTCTTCGCCTGGGGCGAGATCTACAGCCTGTTCCCGGCCACCTGCGGCGACACCTTCGGGCCCAAGTTTGCCGCGACCAACGCCGGCTTGCTGTACACCGCCAAGGGCACCGCCGCCTTGCTGGTGCCGTTCTCCAGCGTGATCACCGCCGCCACCGGCAGCTGGCACGCGGTGTTCATGGTGGCCTCCGGCATGGCGGCACTGACCGCGGCGATGGCGCTGTTCGTGCTCAAGCCGATGCGCGAGGCCCATGCCCGCAAGTACGTGCATGCCAACACCGCCGCGCCGATGGGCTACCGCACCGTGCATGAAGACCTGACCTGATGAAGAAAGCCGTACGGCGCCGGCCGGCGCCGGCAGGACCCGGGCGCTGCGGTTGCGATGCCTGCACAGCCGCCGCGCCCGGTAGCACAATACGACAACAACAAGGCCCGACAGCAGGGCGACCCGCCGGGCGCCTTCCTGATCGCAGCGCATACCCACAAACAACATCCAGGCACGCCATGAACCAGGTTGTCATTC
The sequence above is a segment of the Cupriavidus sp. MP-37 genome. Coding sequences within it:
- the frc gene encoding formyl-CoA transferase, whose protein sequence is MNLPLNGIKIIDFTHVQAGPACTQLLAWFGADVIKVERPGSGDVTRTQLRDIPDVDALYFTMLNSNKRSLTLDTKKPEGKKILEQLIRESDVLVENFAPGALDRMGFTWERINELNPKMIVASVKGFSDGHHYEDLKVYENVAQCAGGAASTTGFWDGPPTVSAAALGDSNTGMHLAIGILTALIGRDKTGKGQKVAVSMQDAVLNLCRVKLRDQQRLDRLGYLEEYPQYPHGTFTDVVPRGGNAGGGGQPGWVLKCKGWETDPNAYIYFTIQGHAWEPICRALGKPEWIDDPNYATAKARQPHIFDIFNTIEEWLADKTKYEAVDILRKHDIPCSPVLSMKEIAADPSLRASGSITEVPHKERGTYLTVGSPIKFSDLKPEITGSPLLGEHSEEVLAGLGYGAEDIKRLREAQVI
- a CDS encoding PAS domain S-box protein, giving the protein MTEQIDYAQLVSAIGDAIIISDAKGAITLWNPAAERMFGFTQAEAMGQSLDLIIPERLRGRHWEGYDKTMATGITRYGHDLLKVPAVNKDGKTMSIAFTVALLKDAAGAVTGIVAVIRDETVRFQEERALKKRLVELESQVKEQA
- a CDS encoding AMP-binding protein, which encodes MARQASAASVVHGGATVGQLYTAALRARPGIPAVVGDDVTLSYEALARQSARIARLFAARGLARQHAVAFLVGNRAEAVAAIIAAQLAGLKAVSLHPMAAEADHVFVLQDAGVQALVVDNARFAERARALAAGTRLQVLPLDDGEFGPGLARAAADFDDAPVVPGDDPTEISKLSYTGGTTGRSKGILHTHRTSVTMLQYMLATYEWPAQVRYLVTTPISHASGSLFLPTLLRGGTIYLCDKFSPADFLRRVAEHRINLTFLVPTQIYGLLDCDGLDTADLSSLELVLYGAAPIAPVRLADALRRIGPVFGQIYGQAEAPMCISYLSPRDHDPDHPERLRSCGKVIPGNQVRLLDAQMREVAPGEVGELCVRGPLVMEGYLNRPDEDAKVFAGDWLHTGDMARCDSEGFLYLVDRAKDMIISGGFNVYPSEVEHCLALHPAIAMSAVIGVPDAKWGEAVTAVVVARPGTDLAEADVIAHVTRHKGVVNAPKQVVFADALPLTALGKIDRKAIRGRYWGGQERQVA
- a CDS encoding SDR family oxidoreductase; its protein translation is MLAGGFHVIAGVRRVPAHDAPEAPHGGHACTASEFRAVDFARMTAAVDWAPLLADVDAVVNLVGIFRETATQRFDVLHRAAPQALFDACLQQRVRLVVQMSALGADEHALTEFHRSKRAADQHLLGLGIDAAVLQPSLVFGADGTSAQLFCALATMPCLALPGGGRQPVQPIHVDDVAQAIVALLAEWDGQSDGQAPWRSGRLALVGPAPMPLAGYLQALRHGLGLRGKAWLLPLPRVLARALMPLAERATGGVLGRDALTMLDQGSVADPSGLARVLGRPPLGVPAFIPPGLRGALRAQALQRWLQPLLRWSLAFVWIVTAAVSLGLYPVADSYALLARAGVPPALQPLALYGAALLDLAFGVLCVLPRRPRWLWLAQIALILGYTAIISVRLPEYWLHPYGPLSKNVPMLAVLWWLHLTEERAWTTSR
- a CDS encoding DUF2269 domain-containing protein, which gives rise to MDYVTLKWLHILSATFLFGTGVGSAFYLVGATLTRNVRTVAATARMVVIADWIFTASTAILQPLTGYALVKMAGFSWSVPWLKWSVVLYAIAIACWLPVVWLQKRMRDVALGCTGPQLPRVYWRLFWCWFGLGFPALFSFLAIFYLMVAKVG
- a CDS encoding LysR substrate-binding domain-containing protein, producing MKNATLRQLKVFETVARHMSFSRAAEELHLTQPAVSTQVRQLEHHVGLPLFEQLGKKIYLTPAGHEMLHYSRSIIQQFREAEDAMSQLKGISGGRLNVAVISAGDYFFPRLLAEFMDRHAGVTLNLAVHNREELLHQLAGNLTDLAVMVRPPEGMDTINEAFAPHPYVIVAAPSHPLVGERNIPLAALADEAFVSREKGSDTWNSMQEGFAGRLSNLRIAMEIKSTETIKQAVIANMGIAFLSAHTVGLELQAGKLAVLDIEGFPVMLNWYVVHRKNKRLPPVALAFKQFLMEEGADLIQTITGVGGLIRQEV
- a CDS encoding LysR family transcriptional regulator, whose protein sequence is MNISLPQLKAFAAVARHKSFTRAAVELGLTQSAVSRSVRELEEEIDQRLFDRTTRQVELTDAGQHLSQRICHLIEEVEQTLRDSQSASRPCQGLVQIASDPVLSSMSLPTWLAGCRQAWPAIAIHLKDRPQESVLQSVRSGEVDFGIATDPRAGDDLYCEPLCVDAYHAVLPAKHPLAQHDTVGWGDLCDASVLTLDQQCGVQPVVEKALSSYHVRAGSLQLLGHFAAVFGMVALGLGIGVLPSRAQAGGMHPAAVMRPLRPQVTSTVMLVRRKSRSLKPNAAAIWDALRGQEYQEPPVRRREATTV
- the oxlT gene encoding oxalate/formate MFS antiporter, with product MELQQRESTSRFASPWVQLVFGVICMAMIANMQYGWTLFVNPIDDKYGWGRTAIQVAFTIFVVTETWLVPIEGYLVDKYGPRPVVVGGGLLCAVAWALNSVASSLPMLYVAAAIGGLGAGAVYGTCVGNALKWFPNRRGLAAGITAAGFGAGSALTVVPIANMIKTSGYEAAFLWFGLGQGLVVFILGMALYPPSARILSEVKTTLKAAATYNASPREVLKSPIFWVMYAMFVMMAAGGLMATAQLGPIAKDFGLHEAPISILGLTLPALTFALTIDRVLNGLTRPFFGWISDHIGRERTMFFAFAVEAVGILLLSKYGHHPVAFVILTGVVFFAWGEIYSLFPATCGDTFGPKFAATNAGLLYTAKGTAALLVPFSSVITAATGSWHAVFMVASGMAALTAAMALFVLKPMREAHARKYVHANTAAPMGYRTVHEDLT